The Phacochoerus africanus isolate WHEZ1 chromosome 9, ROS_Pafr_v1, whole genome shotgun sequence genomic sequence TTGCAAGGCCCGGAGGGTTGGTCCCATTGGACAGAATTCAAACCTGACACTGGGAGGAGCTctccccagcctcacccctgCTTTCTGAATCCCTGCTGCTCTGTGCCCTTTCCACCTTTCCCTCTACCCTGGGATTCCCAGGGAAGGTGAGGGTGCCACCTGCTTTCTGGCTCCCTCTGAATGTGCACTCTAGAAGGAGGATTGTGAGCCTGGGAAGAAAAGCATGGCTCCTGACATCCTCCCACACCCTTGAGAATGAGTTAGATTTTTCACTCCTTCTCAAACTCCCCTTCGTTTCTCCATCTGTATGATGGTAAGCAGACCTTCACACAGAGCCAGAGGAGGGGGAGGTCCTGAACAGAGTGGGGTACTCTGACCGGGAGCCAACTGGTCAGCTGGTCAGCACTGAAGTCTCAGAGGTAGATCTTTCTTTTTGTGGGGGTTGGGTGCAGGGATGGTATTTATGTTCATGAAACTCACAGGATCCTaataacagctaatatttattgagcgtaTTCTGGCCCTGTGCTGGCCCTAAGCTTTgtcctgtttgggtttttttttttttttttttttttttgctgctttttagggccgcacttgtagcaagtggaggttcccaggctagggatctaatcagagctatagctacagctgccggcctgcaccatagccacaagcaacgcgggatccgagccacgtctgcgacctatataccacagctcacggcaacaccagatccttaatccactaagcaaggccaggaatcgaaccatcaacctcatggttactcgtcggattcatttccactgagccacaatgggaactcctgccctggtCTTTTGATGCATTATCTCATCCAGTCCTCACATGAGGCTAGTACTGTTATTATCTGAGAGTGGATATTTGGATATGGGTATGGAATcctacaaaggaggaaactgaggctctgaggctCGGAGAGGTTAAACAAAgtgcccaaagtcacccagcttAAAAGTGGTAGAGCAAaactcaaacccaggtctgctGCTTTAGAACCATGCTCTTAACCCTGGGCTAAATCCAAAACACCAATTTCTAATTTGCAGTTAGAAAGTGCCAAGTTAACCAGGAATTTGTGCCACCTGGCTAGCATGTTCTCTTTCTGTGGCACATCCTTTAGAAACCAAAGTATAATCTggagttcgctggtggctcagcaggttaaggagctggcattgtcactgctgtggtgtgcatcagtccctagcccgggaacttccattgtGGTGGctgaggtcaaaaaaaaaaaaaaaaagaagaagcagaagaagccAAACTATCATCAGAAAGGGTTTGGTGAGTTTGGAATCAGGCAAGAGGAAAAGTCAGTTTGTTATTAAAATCACCCAGCCATGAATGGCTGAACACCCTTTCTACCTAAGGGAAACACCGGCCAGGAGGAGCATGCACTTATGCTGGCTGAACAGGCCatccctcccccagagcctggtGACCAAATGCAGCGCATCAGAGGTCTTGAGCTGGAGAAGTTTCACCGAATTAGTCAGCTCACATGGATTACCTGCTCAGTTATGCTTACTTACTTTCTATCACCACTGTGTAAGCCAACACTACTAGGGTTCCTGCCAGCAGGCGTGGGTCACTTAGCAAATATAACTGAAGcagaatatattttgatattgCGAGTAGTTTAAGCTCGATTCTATCAAGGGACTTTGTGGAACCAGTGCCTGGTGAAGAGTGACTAGCAAAGGGAACTTGGGCACCATGAAGACTTCCTATGAGCTTGAGTCATGTTTGAGTCATGCGCCCTCTTGATACTGTTACTAATacaagaagagaaaactaaatccttatgtttgtgtttttgaagTGGCAGCAAAGGAGTGATTGGGGGTGCAGGTTCTAGAACCATGAAGCCTGGGGTTCAAATCACACTCCACCAGCTGCACCAGCTGTATGTCATTGGGCAAAGTGCCAACGTCTCTGTTCCAATTTCCTTTCCCAATAGGGAATATGATGGTGCCTCCCTCTTAAGgtccttgtgaggattaaatgagataattagtGTAACTGAGACTCGAACAGTGTCTGGATCTCTAATTGGTACTCGGTGTCTGTGACTTACCTGAGTAGGTAGCTCTCAAAGGAAAAACCTTAGGTGTCCCCATCACACAGAACTGCAAACAGGCTGACAAATGTTTGTTCTTGGTTGGTACACACACAAGCGTATATACTTTTCTCTTCTCCATGGCAACCGCAGCCTCTGCCGGTAGAACCTTATTTGCCCAGACTGAGAAGAAAACAATTgctttggtttctgttttccttattATGCCGAGGCTCTGTCTGGACTGGGCTTCTCCCCGTCTTTCTCAGAATGAGGATCTCTGCAGCTGCTTAATCTAACCTGTTTGTAGGGGGTACTGACTGGGAAACAGGGAAGGCAAAGGAGAGTCTATGGGAGACCACTGTGGGACTTCCTCATGGAACTCATTCAGCGTATGTTCACCGAGAACTGACTCCTGGTCAGGCCTATTACAGGGGCGAGGACTAAAACAGTCACTTTTCTCATGGGTCTGACAATACATGGCAAGAAATCAAGTTTTAAAAGTATGCAGACAGTGAAGATTCCTGCAGTGGCTCAATAGTAACGAActcaacttgtatccatgaggatgtgggttcaatccctggcctcactcagtgggttaaggatctgatatttctgtgagctgtgatgtaggttgcagacacaggtcaggtccggtgctgctgtggctgtggtataggccggcagctgcagctcctattggacgcctagcctaggaacttctgtataccacaggtgcggccaaaaaaagcagataaataaataaataatagtagagttcccaggtggctcagcaggttagggatatggcattgtcactgctgaggctctggttactgctgtggttcgcAGGTTTGCTCCCttgccttggatgtggccaaaaaaaatataaaataaattaaaagtaagtaGACAAATAGTATAAAGTACTGCAAAAGAAACAGTGGGTGGAGACAGACATAAAATTGGGTAggggaaagaatgaagaagaaagctTGAAAAGGAGACATTTAAGGAGAACTGAAGGATGAAGAAGGGCCAGTCAGAGTCAGCAGAAGAGTGTTCCAGGCAAAAGAAATGTAAAGGCCCTAAGGTGGGAGAGAACTTGTCTAGATCAAGggctgggaaggaagaggaagcgTGCAGGGGATGAATTTGGAGACAGACAGCGCCCAGTCAGGAAGAGCTGAGTCAGAAGGTCAGATTCTTAGCTTGAGGAAAGTGGGGAGCTCGAGAGCATGCTCCGAGCAGGGGGTGACACAACTGATACGTGTATGAagacccctctccctcctcctgcctccccaccagGCTCAGCTGGCCCGGGCTCTGTACGACAACACCGCTGAGTCCCCGCAGGAGCTGTCCTTCCGCCGAGGGGATGTCCTCCGAGTACTGCAGAGGGAAGGCGCTGGTGGCCTGGACGGCTGGTGCCTCTGCTCCCTGCATGGCCAGCAGGGCATTGTGCCCGCCAACAGAGTGAAGCTCCTTCCTGCCGGCCCAGCACCCAAGCCTGGCCTCTCCCAggtgcccccagcccagcctggctcaCCACATCCAGCTCCAGAGAACAGCAATGAGGACCAGGAGGTGAGAGTTGGAGCCCCTCCCACAAGCCCACTGTGCCTGCAGGTGGGGCTCTGCACCAGCTGCTGTATGAACCCTGCCAAGCCTTTCTGGGCTGTTTCCCCACTGGTACAGGGAGGGGGTTGGAAGATGTCTGAGCTCCTCCTGGGTGCATATTATCCGAGTCTCTGGCCCCCACTCCTGACCCACCAGCCTGTCTTGATCCCCCAGGTGTATGTGGTGCCACCCCCAGCTCGGCCCTGTCCTACCTTGGTACCTCCACCTGGACCCTGTCCGCCCTCCCCTGATCCCATCTACAAGGTCCCCAGAGGCAGTGGGACACAACTGGCTGTCCCTGGAGATGCCTTGGAGGTGAGGGCTAGAGGTCCGTGTTAATGCTGGGCAGGAAACAGACggctcttgggggtgggggttaggaAAATGGGGAGCCCATTGCTGAGCCTTAGAGTAACTAACTCTTCCTCTCCAGGTCTATGATGTGCCCCCCACTGCCCTCCGAATTCCTTCCAATGGCCCCTATGACTCCCCAGCCTCCTTTTCCCGCCCTCTGGCCCGGGTGGCCCCAGAGCTCCCTGGAGAGGATGAAGCTCCCTATGACGTGCCTCTGGCCCCAAAACCACcctcagagctggagctggaccTGGAGTGGGAGGGGGGCCGGGAGCCAGGGCCCCCCCTCTACGCTGCCCCCTCCAACCTGAAACGAGCATCAGCCCTGCTCAATCTGTATGAAGCTCCGGAAGAACTGCTGGAAGATGGGGAAGGCGGGGTCACTGACGAGGGCATCTACGACGTTCCCCTGCTGGGGCCAGAGACACCGCCTTCTCCAGAGCCCCTGGGAGCCTCTGCCTCTCATGACCTGGACACCCTGGCCCTGCTTCTGGCCAGAagccccccagccccacacaggcCCCGCTTGCCCTCTGCCGAGAGCCTGTCCCGCCGCCCTCTGCCTGCCCTACCTGTCCCGGAggcccccagcccttccccagctccctctcctgcTCCGGGCCGGAAGGGCAGTATCCAGGACCGGCCTCTGCCCCCACCACCGCCCCGCCTGCCAGGCTATGGGGGCCCCAAGGTCGAGGGGGATccagagggtggggaggtggaggacCGTCCAGGATACCACAATGAGTATGAGGGCATCCCAATGGCTGAGGAGTACGACTACGTCCACCTGAAGGTGAGCTCCGCCTCCAGCCAGCCCCCCCAGAAGCACCTCTGGAAGAACCTGGAGACGTAGGCCCccgcttcctccctctccccttcctctgggcCCGAACCCTTTGTCTGGGGCCCCAGTACCTGGCCACACCACTCGAACCCTTTGTCTGGGGCCCCAGTACCTGGCCACACCACTCGGTATCAGTGCTGCATTCCTAACCTCCCCCCTGGGGTCCCTGAGTCCTCTGACCTGCCACTACCAGAGCTCTTCCAGACCCAGAGTCAAGGGACTGTAGGTCTGACGGCAGGAGGGACCTTGGGAggaagtgggagtggggaggagcaggaagaCCATGGAGGCacctggccctgctccccacccctgcaCTGAGACCCCCATCCCCTCTTGCAGGGCATGGATAAAGCTCAGGAGGCCAGGCCCCCGGATAAGGCCTCCCCGGGTGATCCTGAACTGCTGGAGAGGGGGCAGCCAGAGCAGCAGGTAACCCCTGGGAGTGGtgctggaggagggggcctgggaAAGGAGGAGCAGGGACTTAGAAGTATTCTTACTGAAACATCAAGGGAAATCCATTAGGATGGGATTAAGAGTTCAGTGAGAGGGGACAGCTGGAGGAGAAAGGAGTTAGAATTCAGGAAGGAGCTGGAACTTAGAAAAGGATATCAGGAATTCAGAAAGAGGGGAAAGAATGTGTTGGAGAGGAGTCAGAAACCCTAGCAGTTAGGGAAGCAGAAAGTTTCTGGGCCGCAGCTCAGAACTGGGCTGGGTGACTTCTGAGGCTCCTTCTGTGAATTCCTGGGTTCCTAAGAGACCTGGCTCctaatcccagctccaccactaaGACGCTGGGGGCTCTGAAGCCACCAgttaatctctctgggcctcagcaaAGTGAGATGGTCTAGAATGGTCCCAATCACAACAGCTACCATTTGGTGGTCATTTACCAAGTGCCAGACCCTGTGCTCAGCACATCACATACGTCAGCACTAATCACAGCCATGGTTAACGTTCATGTGGTGCTTGCAGCACGCAGTGCTCTGTTCTCagccctgtttcctcatcttcacTGTAGCCTTAGGAGGCTGCATTAgccaatatggtagccaccagccacattcAGCTCCTCATCCCTCCAAATGCGACTGGGCCAAACTGAACCGTGCTGTAAACACCAAGTATACAACAGATTTGTCAGACAGTATGAAAAACAATCttgggagttcacgtcgtggcgcagcggaaatgaatcagactaggaaccaagagttcgcgggttcaatccctggccttgctcagtgggttggggagctggcgttgccatgagctgtggtgtaggtcgcagctgtggtgtggctcggatctggcattgctgtggctgtggagttggctggcagctgtagctccgactggacccctagcctgggcacttcggtgtgccacaggtgcggccctaaagaaaaaaaaagacaaaaaaaacccaaaactcaaTCTCAAGTTTTATATTGACTACAATGTTGAAATTACAACTTTCTTAATATGTGAAGTTAGAAAAACTTACCAATTTCTTTGCACTTTTCTTAACATGGCTACTAAAAAATCTTATGTGTGTGGTTCCACATTGTGTTTACATTGGACAGCACAGTACTAGGCTCcccatttccttttaatttattttgctttttagggccacactcgtggcatatggaggttcccggactaggggtcaaatcagagctacagctgccagtctacaccacagccacagcaacgccggatccttaacccgctgagcgagccaggaatcgaacccacaaccccatggttactagtcagattcgtttccgctgcgccacagtgggaactcccccattttatttttattttttctttctcagccgccctggaggcacatggaagttcccagggccagggatcaaatccaagctgaagctgcaacccatgccacaattGCAGCtaatgtcagatacttaacccactgtgccacagtgggaactcctactaggGTCCCCATTTTAGAGCTAGGAAACAATGAAGTTCAGAACTTGTTTTTGAGGTCTTTTGAATCCAGACTTACCTGACATCAATTCTGGGCACCTTCCTACCACTTGCTATGAGAATCTCAATTGTCTGATGGGCAGAGGCAAAATCTAAAGGGATTGCACTCAGGGAGAAAGATAAGAATAAGGaacaaagggagggaaggagaaaggaaacaagaagaaaagtGGCTGCTAATGACAACTGTCCCACTGACCACTCACTCCTCTTGCCCTCAGGACCCCCTGTCCCCAGAAGAGCCACTGGTTCTGCCCGCCGGTGATCTACAGCTCCTGCACTTCTACGCGGGCCAGTGCCAGAGCTACTACTCTGCTCTGCAGGCAGCTGTGGCAGCCCTGATGTCCAGCACCCGGGCCAACCAGCCTCCACGCCTCTTTGTGCCCCACGGCAAGCGGGTGGTGGTGGCTGCTCACCGCCTGGTGTTTGTTGGGGACACCCTGGGCCGGTTGGCAACCTCTGGCCCTCTGCGAGCACAGGTTGGGACTGCAGGCTCAGCACTGGACCAGGCCTTGCGGGCCACTGTGCTGGCTGTCaagggggctgccctgggctACCCATCTAGCCCTGCAGCCCAAGAGATGTCGCAATGTGTGGCAGAGCTGGCAGGGCGGGCCCTGCAATTCACCACCCTGCTCACCAGCCTGGCCCCCTGACCTCCTTGGCCCCCATTTTGCCCTTGCCTGCCTGCCAGAGCCCCCCCTAGGGCCTTGGGTGGCTGGAGGGCTCCGTCTTGGGGactaggggagggggaggcaccttgccctcttcccaccccctccaGTCATCTCAGCCTCTTCACAGAGGCACTTTCTCCCCCTACCCTTCAGCTTTTTGTACAAGCcattttgtataaattatttatatttaatgttatt encodes the following:
- the EFS gene encoding embryonal Fyn-associated substrate isoform X1, with protein sequence MRSRSDALARPAPPPARPSCLPFGEFCGFSFSSSNLRGGHDSGAAAGGRLHGVGQPLLKSAKQPGLELATRKAKAMAIATSAQLARALYDNTAESPQELSFRRGDVLRVLQREGAGGLDGWCLCSLHGQQGIVPANRVKLLPAGPAPKPGLSQVPPAQPGSPHPAPENSNEDQEVYVVPPPARPCPTLVPPPGPCPPSPDPIYKVPRGSGTQLAVPGDALEVYDVPPTALRIPSNGPYDSPASFSRPLARVAPELPGEDEAPYDVPLAPKPPSELELDLEWEGGREPGPPLYAAPSNLKRASALLNLYEAPEELLEDGEGGVTDEGIYDVPLLGPETPPSPEPLGASASHDLDTLALLLARSPPAPHRPRLPSAESLSRRPLPALPVPEAPSPSPAPSPAPGRKGSIQDRPLPPPPPRLPGYGGPKVEGDPEGGEVEDRPGYHNEYEGIPMAEEYDYVHLKGMDKAQEARPPDKASPGDPELLERGQPEQQDPLSPEEPLVLPAGDLQLLHFYAGQCQSYYSALQAAVAALMSSTRANQPPRLFVPHGKRVVVAAHRLVFVGDTLGRLATSGPLRAQVGTAGSALDQALRATVLAVKGAALGYPSSPAAQEMSQCVAELAGRALQFTTLLTSLAP
- the EFS gene encoding embryonal Fyn-associated substrate isoform X2, with the translated sequence MRSRSDALARPAPPPARPSCLPFGEFCGFSFSSSNLRGGHDSGAAAGGRLHGVGQPLLKSAKQPGLELATRKAKAMAIATSAQLARALYDNTAESPQELSFRRGDVLRVLQREGAGGLDGWCLCSLHGQQGIVPANRVKLLPAGPAPKPGLSQVPPAQPGSPHPAPENSNEDQEVYDVPPTALRIPSNGPYDSPASFSRPLARVAPELPGEDEAPYDVPLAPKPPSELELDLEWEGGREPGPPLYAAPSNLKRASALLNLYEAPEELLEDGEGGVTDEGIYDVPLLGPETPPSPEPLGASASHDLDTLALLLARSPPAPHRPRLPSAESLSRRPLPALPVPEAPSPSPAPSPAPGRKGSIQDRPLPPPPPRLPGYGGPKVEGDPEGGEVEDRPGYHNEYEGIPMAEEYDYVHLKGMDKAQEARPPDKASPGDPELLERGQPEQQDPLSPEEPLVLPAGDLQLLHFYAGQCQSYYSALQAAVAALMSSTRANQPPRLFVPHGKRVVVAAHRLVFVGDTLGRLATSGPLRAQVGTAGSALDQALRATVLAVKGAALGYPSSPAAQEMSQCVAELAGRALQFTTLLTSLAP